One Rhododendron vialii isolate Sample 1 chromosome 2a, ASM3025357v1 genomic region harbors:
- the LOC131317191 gene encoding uncharacterized protein LOC131317191, which translates to MFGFEKRKRKQRVDELIQSQAGALDRFISSNKQKESSNLNEEQEILVNEEQEIVGNEGKENLGNEGQENLGNQEHKEFNEQIDESGHEGMDNDSQNEDMSFERGVRNIDDPSIWDKIDQKFIDFIVERGPLKRDKVNFPMDNAGRRFLCFHYIHRLSNGEKQDGRWLVYSNASDKVFCFCCKLFKQDENETMLATSGLNDWHNLAQRVKSHEASNEHIFGMSKWIKSEIRLRLNETIDKSVEDQIKKDKVHWKGVLERVIEAVKNLLKITWHFAGTTRRFIKRIMGFF; encoded by the coding sequence ATGTTTGGAttcgaaaaaagaaaacgaaagcAAAGAGTAGATGAATTGATTCAATCTCAAGCGGGGGCTCTCGATAGGTTTATAAGTAGTAATAAACAAAAAGAGAGTTCAAATTtgaatgaagaacaagaaatattggtgaatgaagaacaagaaattgTGGGgaatgaaggaaaagaaaacttgGGGAATGAAGGACAAGAAAATTTGGGGAATCAAGAACACAAGGAATTCAATGAGCAGATAGACGAGAGTGGTCATGAAGGTATGGATAATGATAGTCAAAATGAAGACATGAGTTTTGAACGTGGGGTGAGAAATATTGATGATCCAAGTATTTGGgacaaaattgatcaaaaattcaTTGACTTCATAGTAGAAAGAGGTCCTttgaagagagataaagttAATTTTCCTATGGATAATGCGGGTAGGCGTTTCTTGTGTTTTCATTATATTCACCGTTTGTCAAATGGAGAAAAGCAAGATGGGAGATGGCTTGTATATTCAAATGCTTCGGACAAAgtattttgcttttgttgtaAGTTGTTTAAGCAAGATGAAAACGAGACTATGTTGGCTACTAGTGGGTTAAATGATTGGCATAATCTTGCCCAAAGGGTCAAGAGTCATGAAGCTAGTAATGAGCATATTTTTGGCATGAGCAAATGGATCAAATCAGAGATAAGATTGCGATTGAACGAAACAATTGACAAAAGTGTGGAAGATCAAATCAAGAAAGATAAAGTACATTGGAAAGGGGTACTAGAAAGGGTAATTGAGGCTGTGAAAAACTTGCTAAAAATAACTTGGCATTTCGCGGGGACAACGAGAAGATTTATCAAAAGAATAATGGGATTTTTCTGA